A window from Ramlibacter pinisoli encodes these proteins:
- a CDS encoding alpha/beta fold hydrolase: MDLIPINGVRLEVERIPGPAGAGRAPIVFLHEGLGSVAMWRDWPARLCAATGRAGIVYSRRGYGRSDPVPDVRGAGRLPPDYMHTEAFEVLPRLLEALGVAAPVLLGHSDGGSIALLHASRFPLAGCVVLAPHVIVEDVSVASIAQARDAFGQGDLRNRLARYHADVDGAFWQWNDVWLGEAFRPFDIRPDCRRIAVPVLALQGEDDPYGTLRQVREIGPTRGPFTWQAIPACGHSPHRDQPAAVEAAVTAFLADRP; encoded by the coding sequence ATGGATCTGATCCCGATCAATGGCGTGCGCCTGGAGGTCGAACGCATCCCGGGTCCGGCCGGTGCAGGCCGTGCGCCCATCGTGTTCCTGCACGAAGGCCTGGGCTCGGTGGCGATGTGGCGCGACTGGCCGGCCCGCCTGTGCGCCGCGACCGGGCGGGCCGGCATCGTCTACTCGCGCCGCGGGTACGGCCGCTCCGACCCGGTGCCGGACGTCCGCGGCGCCGGCCGCCTGCCCCCCGACTACATGCACACCGAGGCGTTCGAGGTGCTGCCCCGGCTGCTCGAGGCGCTGGGCGTCGCGGCCCCGGTGCTCCTGGGGCACTCGGACGGCGGCAGCATCGCCCTGCTCCACGCCAGCCGCTTCCCGCTGGCCGGCTGCGTCGTGCTGGCACCGCACGTGATCGTCGAGGACGTCTCGGTGGCGTCGATCGCGCAGGCCCGCGACGCCTTCGGGCAGGGCGACCTGCGCAACCGGCTGGCGCGCTACCACGCCGATGTCGACGGGGCCTTCTGGCAGTGGAACGACGTCTGGCTGGGCGAGGCCTTCCGGCCGTTCGACATCCGGCCCGACTGCCGCCGCATCGCCGTCCCGGTGCTGGCGCTGCAGGGCGAGGACGACCCCTACGGCACGCTGCGGCAGGTGCGCGAGATCGGCCCCACGCGGGGCCCCTTCACCTGGCAGGCAATCCCGGCCTGCGGCCATTCCCCGCACCGCGACCAGCCGGCCGCGGTGGAGGCGGCGGTCACGGCGTTCCTGGCCGATCGGCCCTAG
- a CDS encoding ABC transporter permease codes for MTTLLNILWLGLKELRSLLSDKVMVIFVIYAFTLAIHVQATGTSSEVNNASIAFIDEDQSQLSKEIINAFYPPRFRHPVLIRADEMQDDMDRGLYMFTVVIPPRFERDLRSGRNPSVQVNIDATAMQQAGIGAGYIKNIINDRVSSILRRTDVNTDMPVQLVVRKLFNPNAVSSWFKSVVAIINQISLLTVILTGAAVIREREHGTLEHLLVMPLTSFEIAMAKVWANSLVILVATAASLFLVVQMVLQVPFAGSVVLWFLGVLLYLFFATALGIYLGTISRSMAQFALLIILVIVVLMLLSGGSTPVESMPGWLQTATYFLPARHFVSFSQVIIYRGGGFWAVWQEFAMVAAVGLAFFVYSLALFRKSIAVTK; via the coding sequence ATGACCACCTTGCTGAACATCCTGTGGCTGGGCCTCAAGGAGCTGCGCAGCCTGCTGAGCGACAAGGTGATGGTCATCTTCGTGATCTACGCGTTCACGCTGGCGATCCACGTGCAGGCGACCGGCACCTCCAGCGAGGTGAACAACGCCTCGATCGCCTTCATCGACGAGGACCAGTCGCAGCTGTCCAAGGAGATCATCAACGCCTTCTACCCGCCGCGGTTCCGCCACCCGGTGCTGATCCGGGCCGACGAGATGCAGGACGACATGGACAGGGGCCTGTACATGTTCACGGTGGTGATCCCGCCGCGGTTCGAGCGCGACCTGCGGTCCGGACGCAACCCGTCGGTGCAGGTCAACATCGACGCCACGGCGATGCAGCAGGCGGGCATCGGCGCCGGCTACATCAAGAACATCATCAACGACCGCGTCTCGTCCATCCTCCGGCGTACCGACGTCAACACCGACATGCCGGTGCAGCTGGTCGTGCGCAAGCTGTTCAACCCGAACGCCGTGTCGTCCTGGTTCAAGAGCGTGGTGGCCATCATCAACCAGATCAGCCTGCTGACCGTCATCCTGACCGGGGCGGCGGTGATCCGCGAGCGCGAGCACGGCACGCTCGAGCACCTGCTGGTGATGCCGCTCACTTCGTTCGAGATCGCGATGGCCAAGGTGTGGGCGAACAGCCTGGTGATCCTGGTGGCCACCGCCGCCTCGCTGTTCCTGGTGGTGCAGATGGTGCTGCAGGTGCCGTTCGCGGGGTCCGTGGTGCTCTGGTTCCTGGGCGTGCTGCTCTACCTGTTCTTCGCCACCGCGCTGGGCATCTACCTGGGGACGATCTCGCGCTCGATGGCGCAGTTCGCGCTGCTCATCATCCTGGTGATCGTGGTGCTGATGCTGCTGTCCGGCGGCTCGACGCCGGTGGAGAGCATGCCGGGCTGGCTGCAGACGGCGACCTACTTCCTGCCGGCGCGCCATTTCGTCAGCTTCTCGCAGGTCATCATCTACCGCGGCGGCGGTTTCTGGGCCGTGTGGCAGGAGTTCGCGATGGTGGCGGCCGTCGGGCTCGCCTTCTTCGTGTACAGCCTTGCGCTGTTCCGCAAGTCGATCGCCGTGACGAAGTAG
- a CDS encoding pseudouridine synthase translates to MQIQQILFTQGFGTRRVCAGLVEQGHVTVEGLPCDDPGAGFEPVGLHFTVQGRAWEYHEKAYLLLHKPAGYECSARPSTWPSVYTLLPAPLRQRPQRQAMDGVQAVGRLDQDTTGALLLSDDGAFIHRMSSPRRHVPKVYEVEARHDVTPAMVERLLAGVVLEDDPVPVRAAACEATGGTGLRLTLTEGKYHQVKRMVAAVGNRVERLHRSRIGGLDLGGLAPGQWRWLAPDDLALLQPAARADRPGTP, encoded by the coding sequence ATGCAGATCCAGCAGATTCTGTTCACCCAGGGCTTCGGCACCCGGCGCGTCTGCGCCGGGCTGGTCGAACAGGGCCACGTCACGGTCGAGGGGCTCCCCTGCGACGACCCCGGCGCCGGTTTCGAACCGGTCGGCCTGCATTTCACCGTGCAGGGCCGCGCCTGGGAGTACCACGAGAAGGCCTACCTGCTGCTGCACAAGCCGGCTGGCTACGAGTGCTCGGCACGGCCGTCGACCTGGCCGAGCGTGTACACGCTGCTGCCGGCGCCTCTGCGCCAGCGCCCGCAGCGGCAGGCCATGGACGGCGTGCAGGCCGTCGGCCGTCTCGACCAGGACACCACCGGCGCGCTGCTGCTGAGCGATGACGGCGCCTTCATCCACCGGATGAGCTCGCCCAGGCGCCACGTGCCCAAGGTGTACGAGGTTGAGGCCAGGCACGACGTGACGCCGGCCATGGTGGAGCGGCTGCTGGCCGGGGTGGTGCTCGAGGACGATCCGGTGCCGGTGCGCGCGGCAGCCTGCGAGGCCACGGGGGGAACGGGCCTGCGCCTGACGCTCACCGAGGGCAAGTACCACCAGGTCAAGCGCATGGTCGCCGCGGTGGGCAATCGCGTCGAGCGCCTGCACCGCTCGCGCATCGGCGGGCTGGACCTGGGCGGGCTGGCGCCCGGGCAGTGGCGCTGGCTGGCGCCGGACGACCTGGCGCTGCTGCAGCCGGCCGCTAGGGCCGATCGGCCAGGAACGCCGTGA